A single window of Cellulomonas sp. NTE-D12 DNA harbors:
- a CDS encoding cytochrome c oxidase assembly protein, with protein sequence MNPGPLTTASALGSWQVDAPALVLVVLAGAGYLVGVRAVRRAGTEWSPLRSAAFLAGLVLVVASTCWFVGVYAHLLFWVFTLQVCLLLLVAPLLLGVGAPVALVAAVRGRGRGAPLDGDEARESRRPLLLRVLGAPGVGPLLLIVVTVLVFFTPLLGAALRHPPVFHSVHLLLLAAGLVLALPVTDEGMTLSSLGYAALIGLGFLEFLLDAIPGIALRLHGSLLAPEYWSVLHRGWGPAPLDDQHLAGGMLWFFGEAGDLPFLVIAMIAWIRADAREAERIDRALDLVSAEPTSAATGAPTTAIPAGEGDAPVAATAPPLDRPWWETDAGVFGEERARRYGWTTREGQGGAQGPS encoded by the coding sequence GTGAACCCCGGCCCGCTGACCACCGCGTCGGCGCTCGGCTCGTGGCAGGTCGACGCGCCGGCGCTCGTCCTGGTCGTGCTGGCCGGCGCTGGGTACCTCGTCGGCGTCCGGGCCGTCCGACGTGCGGGGACGGAGTGGTCGCCGCTGCGCTCGGCCGCCTTCCTGGCCGGCCTGGTGCTGGTGGTCGCCTCGACCTGCTGGTTCGTGGGCGTGTACGCGCACCTGCTGTTCTGGGTGTTCACGCTGCAGGTCTGCTTGCTGCTGCTCGTCGCGCCCCTGCTGCTCGGCGTCGGTGCCCCGGTCGCGCTGGTCGCCGCCGTCCGCGGGCGCGGGCGCGGTGCGCCGCTCGACGGCGACGAAGCGCGGGAGTCGCGGCGGCCGCTGCTGCTGCGCGTGCTCGGTGCGCCGGGCGTCGGTCCGCTGCTGCTGATCGTGGTCACGGTGCTGGTGTTCTTCACGCCGCTGCTGGGTGCTGCTCTGCGGCATCCGCCCGTCTTCCACTCCGTCCACCTGCTCCTGCTGGCCGCGGGCCTGGTGCTGGCGCTCCCCGTGACGGACGAGGGGATGACGCTCAGCTCCCTCGGTTACGCGGCGCTGATCGGCCTGGGCTTCCTCGAGTTCCTCCTCGACGCCATCCCGGGCATCGCGCTCCGGCTGCACGGCAGCCTGCTGGCCCCCGAGTACTGGTCGGTGCTGCACCGCGGCTGGGGTCCGGCGCCGTTGGACGACCAGCACCTGGCCGGCGGCATGCTGTGGTTCTTCGGCGAGGCGGGCGACCTGCCGTTCCTGGTGATCGCGATGATCGCCTGGATCCGGGCCGACGCGCGCGAGGCGGAGCGCATCGACCGCGCCCTCGACCTGGTGTCGGCCGAGCCGACCTCGGCCGCCACCGGCGCACCCACCACCGCCATCCCGGCCGGCGAGGGCGACGCTCCGGTCGCCGCGACGGCCCCGCCGCTCGACCGGCCCTGGTGGGAGACCGATGCCGGCGTCTTCGGCGAGGAGCGCGCCAGACGGTACGGCTGGACGACCCGCGAGGGGCAGGGCGGTGCTCAGGGT